A window of the Hevea brasiliensis isolate MT/VB/25A 57/8 chromosome 6, ASM3005281v1, whole genome shotgun sequence genome harbors these coding sequences:
- the LOC131180833 gene encoding probable amidase At4g34880, translated as MSTNSILLSILVSILLCGFFTKITIAFSIKEATIDDLQLAFQQKHLNSRQLVQFYLKEIRRLNPLLRGVIEVNPDSLYLADKADKERKAKAPGSLHSLHGIPILLKDNIATKDKLNTTAGSFALLGSVVPRDAGVVVRLRKAGAIIFGKASMTEWAAFRSNFLPNGFCGRKRQGMNPYVLSAGPCGSSSGSGISVAANMVAVSLGTETSGSILCPSSINSIVGIKPTVGLTSRSGVVPISPRQDTVGPMCRTVRDAVYVLDAIVGFDYYDDATRAAVKFIPQGGYKQFLKPNGLQEKRLGIVRNPFFKFYNDEGSVLTRAFEHHLDKLRQKGAILIDHLEISNIDEIINFTGSGEQFALVAEFKPAINGYLKQLVKSPVRTLADLIAFNKKFSNLEKTKEYGQDLFEAAESLKGADKPLKLVVANLNKLSRNGLEELVRKHKLDALVTPYDLRRSSYISTLLAIGGYPGITVPAGYDTEGVPFGICFGGLKGSEPKLIEIAYGFEQDTKIRKPPSFKP; from the exons ATGTCTACCAATTCAATACTTCTTTCAATTCTTGTATCCATATTATTATGTGGGTTCTTCACCAAGATAACAATCGCTTTCTCAATTAAAGAAGCAACCATTGATGATCTTCAACTGGCATTTCAGCAGAAACATCTAAACTCCAGACAACTCGTTCAGTTCTACCTCAAAGAAATCCGCAGGCTCAATCCTCTCCTTCGAGGGGTCATAGAAGTGAACCCTGATTCTCTCTACCTGGCTGATAAGGCCGATAAAGAGCGTAAGGCTAAGGCTCCAGGATCTTTGCATAGTTTACATGGCATTCCTATCCTGCTCAAAGATAACATTGCTACCAAAGATAAGCTCAACACCACTGCTGGCTCTTTTGCGCTGCTTGGCTCAGTCGTTCCCCGAGATGCAGGTGTTGTGGTGAGGTTGAGGAAAGCTGGAGCCATCATATTCGGGAAGGCTAGCATGACCGAATGGGCTGCTTTTAGATCGAATTTTTTACCTAATGGCTTCTGTGGAAGAAAACGTCAAGGAATG AATCCTTATGTTCTATCAGCAGGGCCTTGTGGGTCAAGTAGCGGATCAGGAATATCGGTAGCAGCAAATATGGTAGCAGTGTCCCTGGGGACTGAGACTTCTGGCTCTATCTTGTGTCCATCCAGTATTAACTCAATTGTGGGTATTAAACCAACCGTTGGTCTCACTAGTAGATCTGGAGTTGTCCCAATCTCCCCTAGACAGGATACAGTTGG GCCAATGTGCCGGACAGTGAGAGATGCTGTTTATGTCCTTGATGCCATTGTAGGCTTTGATTATTATGATGATGCGACTAGAGCTGCAGTCAAGTTCATTCCACAGGGTGGCTACAAGCAATTCCTTAAGCCTAATGGCCTTCAAGAGAAGCGATTAGGGATAGTTAGGAATCCTTTCTTCAAGTTCTATAATGACGAGGGATCTGTTCTAACTCGAGCTTTCGAGCACCACTTGGACAAACTAAG gcaaaaggGAGCAATTCTGATTGATCATTTGGAAATTTCCAACATTGATGAGATCATAAATTTCACTGGAAGTGGAGAACAATTTGCGCTGGTGGCTGAGTTCAAGCCAGCAATAAATGGATACCTAAAACAACTGGTGAAATCCCCAGTGCGAACCTTAGCAGACCTCATTGCCTTCAATAAGAAATTCTCCAACTTG GAAAAGACCAAGGAATATGGTCAAGACCTGTTTGAAGCTGCTGAATCTTTGAAGGGAGCTGACAAGCCACTGAAGCTAGTAGTGGCAAATCTGAACAAACTTTCAAGAAATGGATTGGAGGAATTGGTGAGGAAGCATAAACTAGATGCACTAGTGACTCCATATGATTTAAGAAGGAGCTCATATATCTCAACTCTGCTTGCAATTGGAGGATATCCAGGAATCACTGTCCCCGCTGGGTATGACACTGAGGGGGTGCCTTTTGGCATCTGCTTTGGAGGATTGAAAGGTTCAGAGCCCAAACTAATAGAGATTGCTTATGGCTTTGAGCAGGATACTAAGATTAGGAAGCCTCCTTCATTCAAGCCTTGA